The proteins below are encoded in one region of Alosa sapidissima isolate fAloSap1 chromosome 24, fAloSap1.pri, whole genome shotgun sequence:
- the thrab gene encoding thyroid hormone receptor alpha codes for MEHMSNEQDSNLSEGEEKRVHPSYLEKDEPCVVCGDKATGYHYRCITCEGCKGFFRRTIQKNLHPAYSCKYDGCCIIDKITRNQCQLCRFKKCIAVGMAMDLVLDEAKRVAKRRLIEENRERRKKEEMVKTLQNRPEPTSSEWELIRLVTDAHRHTNAQGSHWKQKRKFLPEDIGQSPVAPTSDGDKVDLEAFSEFTKIITPAITRVVDFAKKLPMFSELPCEDQIILLKGCCMEIMSLRAAVRYDPESETLTLSGEMAVKREQLKNGGLGVVSDAIFDLGKSLAQFNLDDTEVALLQAVLLMSSDRTGLTCIDKIEKCQEMYLLAFEHYINYRKHNIPHFWPKLLMKVTDLRMIGACHASRFLHMKVECPTELFPPLFLEVFEEQDV; via the exons GGTACATCCAAGCTACCTGGAGAAGGATGAGCCCTGCGTGGTGTGTGGAGACAAGGCCACTGGCTACCATTACCGCTGCATCACATGTGAGGGCTGCAAG GGGTTCTTCCGACGTACCATCCAGAAGAACCTCCACCCCGCCTACTCCTGCAAGTACGATGGCTGCTGCATCATCGACAAGATCACCCGCAACCAGTGCCAGCTGTGCCGCTTCAAGAAGTGCATCGCTGTGGGCATGGCCATGGACT TGGTCCTGGACGAGGCCAAGCGCGTGGCCAAGCGGCGCCTGATCGAGGAGAACCGCGAGCggaggaagaaggaggagaTGGTGAAGACGCTGCAGAACCGGCCCGAGCCCACCAGCTCCGAGTGGGAGCTCATCCGCCTGGTGACGGACGCCCACCGCCACACCAACGCGCAGGGCTCGCACTGGAAACAGAAGCGCAAGTTCCTG CCAGAGGACATCGGCCAGTCTCCCGTCGCCCCCACATCAGACGGGGACAAGGTGGACCTGGAGGCCTTCAGCGAGTTCACCAAGATCATCACGCCTGCCATCACCCGCGTGGTCGACTTTGCCAAAAAACTGCCCATGTTCTCAGAG ctGCCTTGTGAAGACCAGATCATCCTTCTGAAAGGCTGCTGCATGGAGATCATGTCCCTGCGGGCGGCCGTGCGTTACGACCCCGAAAGTGAGACGCTGACGCTGAGCGGCGAGATGGCCGTCAAGCGCGAGCAGCTCAAGAACGGCGGCCTGGGCGTGGTGTCGGACGCCATCTTCGACCTGGGCAAGAGCCTGGCGCAGTTCAACCTGGACGACACGGAGGTGGCACTGCTACAGGCCGTCCTGCTTATGAGCTCAG ACCGCACGGGTCTCACCTGCATTGACAAGATCGAGAAGTGCCAGGAGATGTACCTGCTGGCGTTCGAGCACTACATCAACTACCGCAAGCACAACATTCCCCACTTCTGGCCCAAGCTGCTGATGAAGGTGACGGACCTGCGCATGATCGGGGCCTGCCACGCCAGCCGCTTCCTGCACATGAAGGTGGAGTGCCCCACCGAGCTCTTCCCCCCGCTCTTCCTGGAGGTGTTCGAGGAACAGGACGtgtga